AGTCTCACGGGGCGGTGGAAGCATCTCTTATTCCGATTATACAGGATATTCAGAGTGAGTATCGGTATCTGCCACCGGAATTATTATCTTATGTTGCGGATAAGATTGGGATTACAGAGGCGAAGGCATTTAGTGTTGCTACATTTTATGAGAATTTTTCTTTTGAACCAAAGGGAAAATATGTGATTAAGGTCTGTGATGGAACGGCATGTCATGTGCGTAAGTCTACTACGATTCTGGAAAGAATTTATAGTGAACTGGGACTTTCAAAAGAGAAGGTAACAACGGACGATATGTTATTTACTGTGGAGACGGTATCCTGTCTTGGTGCCTGTGGTCTTGCTCCGGTACTGACGGTGAATGATAAAGTATATCCGTCAATGACACCGGATGATGCTGCACAGTTACTTCAGAAGCTTCGAGAGGAGGAATAGGGGATGAGGATTCATAACAGAGAAGAGTTAAGCAAGATTCGTGAGATGGCAGCAGGTAAAGTTTCTTCAACGAAGTGCCGTATTTTGATTTGTGCAGGAACAGGATGTTTAGCCGGTGGTTCAGGTGAGATTTATGAGAAAATGTGTGAACTTACAAAGGATTGCAAAGATGTTGATGTTGAATTTGGACCAGAAATCGCACATGGAAGTGAACATCCAGTTGCAGTGAAGAGAAGCGGTTGTCATGGCTTTTGTGAGATGGGACCGCTGATGAGAATTGAACCGCTTGGTATTCTTTATACGAAAGTAAAACTAGAAGACTGCGAAGAGATTTTTGAAAGAACGATAAAGCATGGAAATATTATCCACCATCTTTTATATAAGCAGGATGGTGTTGAATATCCAAAGCAGGAAGAGATTCCATTTTATAAGAAACAGACCCGTCTGGTACTTAAAAATTGTGGACATATTGATGCAGAACATATAGAAGAATATATTGCAGTTGGCGGATATCAGGCATTTGCAAAGGTATTGTTTGAACAAACACCGGATGACGTAATTGAGACGATTTTAGAATCAAATCTGCGAGGTCGTGGAGGCGGTGGTTTCCAGACAGGATATAAGTGGAAACAGGTTGCAAGACAGCAGGAGAAAACACGTTATATTGTATGTAATGGTGATGAAGGAGATCCGGGAGCATTTATGGACAGAAGTATCATGGAAGGTGACCCTCATAAAATGATAGAAGGTATGCTGATTGCAGCTTATGCAGTAGGGGCACAGGAAGGATATATTTATGTACGTGCAGAATACCCGCTTGCAATCAGTCGTCTTCGCCTAGCAATTTCACAGGCAGAGGAAAGTGGACTTCTTGGAGAGAACATTCTTGGAACAGATTTTTCTTTCCACTTACATATTAACAGGGGAGCAGGAGCTTTTGTATGTGGTGAAGGAAGTGCACTCACTGCATCTATTGAAGGTAAAAGAGGGATGCCGCGAGTAAAACCTCCAAGAACGGTAGAACAGGGATTGTTCGCAAAGCCAACCGTATTAAATAATGTTGAGACTTTTGCCAATGTTCCGATGATTATTGATAAAGGTGCAGCATGGTATCGGAGTATCGGGCCGGAAAAGAGTCCCGGAACGAAAGCATTTGCTCTTACAGGAAGTGTAAAAAATACAGGATTGATAGAGGTACCGATGGGAACTTCTTTGCGGGAAGTAATCTATGATATCGGTGGTGGAATTAAAGGAGATGCACATTTTAAAGCAGTCCAGATTGGAGGACCGTCCGGCGGATGTCTCATCACACCACATTTAGATGTCAGCCTTGATTTTGATTCCTTAAAGAAAATGGGAGCGATGATTGGTTCAGGAGGTCTTGTAGTTATGGACGATAAGACCTGTATGGTAGAAGTTGCCCGTTTCTTTATGAATTTTACGCAGAATGAAAGCTGTGGTAAATGTGTTCCATGCCGCGAGGGAACAAAACGAATGCTTGAAATACTGGAAAAGATTGTTGCCGGAAAGGGAACACTTGAAGACTTAAATCTGCTTGATGAACTGGCTTCTATGATTACGGATACAGCACTGTGCGGACTTGGAAAGAGTGCAGCACTTCCGGTTATGAGTACACTTCGTCTTTTCCGTAAGGAATATGAAGAACATGTTGTCGATAAAAAATGTGCAGCAAAGAACTGTACAGCATTACGTCGTTTTGTTATCAGTCCGGAACGTTGTAAAGGATGTTCAAAATGTGCAAGAAACTGTCCGGTTGGCGCAATCAGCGGACAGATTAAAAAGCCGTATGTTATTGATGACAGTATCTGTATTAAATGTGGTGCCTGTGAGAGTGCCTGTGCATTCCACGCAATTCATATAGAAGCATAGGAGGGGAAAGCAATGAAATATATGACAATTAATAATAGAAAAGTTGCATTTGATGATGAAAAAAATGTGCTTTCTGTTATCAGAAAAGCGGGAATTAATCTGCCGACATTCTGTTATCATTCTGAACTTTCTACTTATGGCGCCTGCCGTATGTGTGTGGTAGAAGATGATAGAGGGAAGATCTTTGCTTCTTGTTCCGAGGTGCCAAGAGACGGCATGGTGATCTATACGAATACACCAAAGCTGCAGCATCATCGAAAGATGATTTTAGAGCTGATGCTTTCTGCACATTGCAGAGAGTGTACAACCTGTAAGAAGAATGGAGACTGTACATTACAGAATCTTGCAAAACAGCTTGGAGTCAGCTACATACGTTTTGAAAATAATAAACCACAGATTCCGATTGATGAAAGCTCAGATTGTATAGTTATTGATAAAAATAAATGTATTCTCTGCGGAGACTGTGTAAGAACTTGTGAGGAGATTCAAGGA
This Anaerobutyricum hallii DNA region includes the following protein-coding sequences:
- a CDS encoding complex I 24 kDa subunit family protein; its protein translation is MLEKGYYDKADAIIESHGAVEASLIPIIQDIQSEYRYLPPELLSYVADKIGITEAKAFSVATFYENFSFEPKGKYVIKVCDGTACHVRKSTTILERIYSELGLSKEKVTTDDMLFTVETVSCLGACGLAPVLTVNDKVYPSMTPDDAAQLLQKLREEE
- the nuoF gene encoding NADH-quinone oxidoreductase subunit NuoF, which gives rise to MRIHNREELSKIREMAAGKVSSTKCRILICAGTGCLAGGSGEIYEKMCELTKDCKDVDVEFGPEIAHGSEHPVAVKRSGCHGFCEMGPLMRIEPLGILYTKVKLEDCEEIFERTIKHGNIIHHLLYKQDGVEYPKQEEIPFYKKQTRLVLKNCGHIDAEHIEEYIAVGGYQAFAKVLFEQTPDDVIETILESNLRGRGGGGFQTGYKWKQVARQQEKTRYIVCNGDEGDPGAFMDRSIMEGDPHKMIEGMLIAAYAVGAQEGYIYVRAEYPLAISRLRLAISQAEESGLLGENILGTDFSFHLHINRGAGAFVCGEGSALTASIEGKRGMPRVKPPRTVEQGLFAKPTVLNNVETFANVPMIIDKGAAWYRSIGPEKSPGTKAFALTGSVKNTGLIEVPMGTSLREVIYDIGGGIKGDAHFKAVQIGGPSGGCLITPHLDVSLDFDSLKKMGAMIGSGGLVVMDDKTCMVEVARFFMNFTQNESCGKCVPCREGTKRMLEILEKIVAGKGTLEDLNLLDELASMITDTALCGLGKSAALPVMSTLRLFRKEYEEHVVDKKCAAKNCTALRRFVISPERCKGCSKCARNCPVGAISGQIKKPYVIDDSICIKCGACESACAFHAIHIEA